The following coding sequences lie in one Phycisphaerae bacterium genomic window:
- a CDS encoding response regulator, which translates to MPEKLHTFLLDESRGDLESFRKPFDDQEQLQVVGLCTRLRELQPHIQCSRIDVMIVNLDTPDEKTGPAAVQRIAELNPRCGIIGVSKNKQSDAIMSAMRSGCWRFVHWPIDPTDLTAALDHIRRIRMPQRDTCQYICVMASAGGAGATTLATNLAVELATVVESRCALIDLDLEFPEVAAAYDFRPSHSIMDLLASDTEIDRMLVEQAMEHLQCNVSILPGSEGIGNPWDIAPERIQGLLRVLSDMFPFAVLSMPRTLSPLAAEALAVAHRVFIVSQLSVPHLRNALFIHDRLAEMSLSKDGIDLVLNRCDSAFERIAIEDVEAKLGRPVYARIPNDYKNVCAARDHGRMLMAYCPTSRVRHAIVDIVKRLVREQIGEPSVKSDGGSRLGSLLGLFRKPRETAPQPSEACSCP; encoded by the coding sequence ATGCCAGAGAAACTGCACACGTTCTTACTTGACGAGTCCCGAGGGGACCTGGAGTCTTTCCGGAAGCCGTTCGATGATCAGGAGCAGCTTCAGGTGGTGGGTCTATGTACTCGCCTACGGGAACTCCAGCCGCACATCCAGTGCTCGCGCATTGACGTGATGATCGTGAATCTGGATACCCCTGATGAGAAGACCGGCCCAGCGGCGGTGCAGCGCATCGCCGAGCTGAATCCCCGATGCGGCATCATCGGCGTCAGCAAGAACAAGCAGTCGGACGCCATCATGTCGGCGATGCGTTCGGGGTGCTGGCGGTTCGTTCACTGGCCGATTGACCCGACCGACCTGACCGCTGCTCTGGACCACATCCGGCGGATCCGCATGCCGCAGCGTGACACCTGCCAGTACATCTGCGTGATGGCATCGGCCGGAGGCGCCGGGGCGACCACGCTGGCCACGAACCTCGCGGTTGAACTGGCAACTGTTGTTGAGAGCCGCTGTGCCCTGATTGATCTTGACCTCGAGTTTCCGGAAGTTGCCGCGGCCTACGACTTCCGACCCTCGCACAGCATCATGGACCTTTTGGCGAGTGACACCGAGATTGACCGGATGCTTGTCGAGCAGGCCATGGAGCACCTGCAGTGCAACGTATCGATCCTGCCCGGCTCGGAGGGCATCGGCAACCCGTGGGATATCGCCCCAGAGCGGATTCAGGGGCTGCTCCGGGTGCTGAGCGACATGTTTCCGTTCGCGGTCCTGAGCATGCCGCGCACGCTATCGCCCCTGGCCGCGGAAGCCCTGGCCGTTGCCCATCGGGTGTTCATCGTCAGCCAGCTTTCCGTTCCTCATCTCCGTAACGCCCTGTTCATCCACGACAGGTTGGCCGAGATGAGCCTTTCGAAGGATGGGATCGACCTGGTTCTGAATCGCTGCGACTCCGCTTTTGAGCGGATCGCCATCGAGGATGTGGAGGCCAAGCTCGGGCGGCCGGTGTACGCCCGCATTCCCAACGACTACAAGAACGTTTGCGCCGCCCGCGACCACGGGCGAATGCTCATGGCCTACTGCCCCACCAGTCGGGTGCGTCATGCGATCGTGGACATCGTCAAGCGTCTGGTCCGCGAGCAGATCGGCGAACCCTCGGTCAAGTCCGATGGTGGCTCGAGGCTTGGTTCGCTGCTGGGTCTGTTCCGCAAGCCGCGTGAGACGGCTCCGCAACCGAGCGAGGCGTGCAGCTGCCCCTGA
- a CDS encoding YfhO family protein: MKWTTPRFALFLALALAIWLGPSIFGGKVLMPLDIVAHNPPHQPADPGPVHNALIGDMVNENLPWKEFQRRSLAAGELPLWNPASFCGHPIYTTGQASTFYPLNAIFWAVSWFAPVLHAYAIFTWLHLLLGGVFTYLLFRRFGAGEFGAAVGGVTFAMGGFLAVRVLWPMLLGSIIWLPLMLLWIDVMAEPRASGGRLRGLFLGSLLFALPILSGFFEIAFYSFAACGLFTIVAGVRLAARHRSASRCGIFLGKVAAVAFMAAVISAPQILPFLEVMKRNVRAGQGSWETARTSALWPRELLTLVVPDAFGNPARHESLDLHDHAWHPITSATGDDFHYFGPKNYVESGWYFGVIPLAFALLGLWVPARERLFFCLLIALALAFALVTPVYRAFFHLVPGADQVRTPYRWLLLAVFAGTYLAATGAQYWYDRLVAATGKTRREVATLLVVFGVAVFAGTSALFFLPEPMESLAASLLTADTRARGVFKAPADLAGLLWLNGWRLGTLVLIATTTLATAWWQSHRPHAAPAVSLAALSLVALDLGQASFSFNTHADPAVLGRVPASIQHMQEDKGLFRVGRFGPEKVFYANQPGLYGLQDYGGYDSIILTDFAEFMKAIEPQNLLMYNIIMTIERKKALDSPLLPLLGIRYLMSAKPFEHPDWQEVPLPGNVKLYRVRPEKELPRAFLVDRVEAVDSLAAALARLKSGQLDLAQTAVAEAPADRAQALAEPGEAHSTTVTIEYYGFSSATAKVSLNRRQMLVWCDLHYPGWNVYLDGNPAELWKVNGIFRGVSVPAGEHQVTFRFEPASFQHGLIASLSGIGLLMMVGILSRR; the protein is encoded by the coding sequence TTGAAGTGGACAACGCCGCGTTTCGCGCTATTCCTGGCTCTCGCCCTCGCGATCTGGCTCGGGCCGTCGATCTTCGGCGGCAAAGTCCTCATGCCGCTCGACATCGTGGCCCACAATCCGCCTCACCAGCCGGCTGACCCAGGGCCCGTCCACAACGCATTGATCGGCGATATGGTCAACGAGAACCTCCCCTGGAAGGAGTTCCAGCGGCGAAGCCTGGCCGCCGGCGAACTGCCCCTCTGGAACCCGGCTAGCTTCTGCGGCCATCCCATCTACACCACCGGGCAGGCGTCCACGTTCTACCCGTTGAACGCGATCTTCTGGGCCGTGTCCTGGTTCGCCCCCGTGCTCCACGCCTACGCGATCTTCACCTGGCTGCATCTGCTCCTCGGCGGAGTGTTCACCTACCTGCTCTTCCGCCGCTTCGGCGCCGGGGAATTCGGAGCCGCGGTCGGTGGCGTCACCTTCGCGATGGGCGGATTCCTGGCCGTACGCGTGCTGTGGCCTATGCTGCTCGGCTCGATCATCTGGCTCCCACTCATGCTCCTCTGGATCGATGTCATGGCCGAGCCGCGCGCGTCGGGAGGCAGGCTCCGCGGCCTGTTCCTCGGTTCGCTGCTGTTTGCCCTGCCCATCCTGTCAGGCTTCTTCGAAATCGCATTCTACTCGTTCGCGGCCTGCGGGCTCTTCACCATAGTGGCCGGCGTTCGCCTGGCGGCACGGCATCGGTCAGCCTCCAGGTGCGGCATCTTCCTGGGTAAGGTGGCCGCCGTCGCCTTCATGGCCGCCGTGATATCCGCTCCGCAGATCCTGCCCTTCCTCGAAGTGATGAAACGCAACGTTCGGGCGGGTCAGGGAAGCTGGGAGACCGCCAGGACCAGCGCATTGTGGCCCCGCGAACTCCTCACCCTGGTCGTGCCCGACGCGTTCGGCAATCCGGCCAGGCACGAGTCCTTGGACCTGCATGATCACGCCTGGCATCCGATCACCAGCGCCACGGGTGACGACTTCCACTACTTCGGGCCGAAGAACTACGTTGAGTCAGGCTGGTACTTCGGCGTGATTCCATTGGCGTTTGCCCTGCTGGGACTCTGGGTGCCCGCTCGGGAGCGACTCTTCTTCTGCCTGTTGATCGCCCTGGCCCTGGCGTTCGCCCTGGTGACACCCGTCTACCGGGCGTTCTTCCACCTCGTTCCCGGCGCTGATCAGGTACGCACGCCGTACCGGTGGCTCCTTTTGGCGGTCTTCGCGGGAACCTACCTGGCCGCGACCGGGGCTCAGTACTGGTACGACCGGCTCGTGGCCGCGACTGGAAAGACTCGCCGCGAGGTGGCCACGCTCCTCGTGGTGTTCGGAGTGGCCGTCTTCGCCGGGACAAGCGCCTTGTTCTTCCTACCGGAACCTATGGAGTCGCTGGCCGCCTCCCTGTTGACCGCCGATACCCGAGCCCGGGGTGTGTTCAAGGCACCCGCCGATCTGGCCGGCCTGCTGTGGCTCAACGGCTGGCGGCTCGGAACGCTCGTGCTCATCGCGACCACGACCCTGGCGACGGCCTGGTGGCAGTCGCACAGGCCGCACGCCGCCCCGGCCGTCTCCCTGGCGGCCCTGTCCCTGGTGGCCCTCGACCTCGGGCAGGCTAGCTTCTCCTTCAATACCCACGCGGATCCAGCCGTCCTCGGCCGCGTCCCAGCCTCAATCCAGCACATGCAGGAAGACAAGGGCTTGTTCCGCGTCGGTCGGTTCGGCCCCGAGAAGGTCTTCTATGCCAACCAGCCGGGCCTCTACGGCCTCCAGGACTACGGGGGCTATGACTCGATCATCCTCACCGACTTCGCGGAATTCATGAAGGCCATCGAGCCGCAGAACCTGCTCATGTACAACATCATCATGACCATCGAGCGGAAAAAGGCCCTCGATTCACCCCTCCTGCCACTGCTCGGGATTCGGTATCTCATGTCGGCTAAGCCCTTCGAGCATCCAGACTGGCAGGAGGTGCCGTTGCCCGGCAACGTCAAGCTCTACCGCGTTCGCCCCGAAAAGGAGCTGCCACGCGCGTTCCTCGTGGATCGGGTGGAAGCGGTAGACTCCCTCGCTGCGGCTCTGGCTCGCCTCAAGAGCGGCCAACTGGATCTCGCTCAAACCGCGGTGGCGGAGGCACCGGCCGACCGCGCACAAGCCCTGGCTGAGCCAGGTGAGGCCCACAGCACCACCGTGACGATCGAATACTACGGCTTCTCCTCCGCTACAGCCAAGGTCTCCTTGAACCGCCGACAGATGCTGGTATGGTGTGACCTCCACTATCCCGGCTGGAACGTCTATCTGGACGGTAACCCAGCCGAGTTGTGGAAGGTCAACGGGATCTTCCGCGGCGTCTCAGTGCCCGCAGGGGAGCACCAGGTGACGTTCCGGTTCGAGCCGGCAAGCTTCCAACATGGGCTGATCGCCTCGCTGAGCGGCATCGGTCTGTTGATGATGGTGGGGATCCTCTCGCGGCGATGA
- a CDS encoding glycosyltransferase family 2 protein: MNESLSIIVPAYNEADCIESSLGEILAFARPYGRPVDVIVVDDGSTDATPDLVEALRSRLLPQDPPVTLVRQGTNRGKGAAVRTGFNHARGDIVLFTDADLSAPISEALHLIRPIEEGTCDLAIGSRAVNPSMIGTPQSRVRRGSGRLFNYMVRWITRLDLGDTQCGFKAFRRTTITPIFALQKIERFAFDVELLYLAAKSGLRVVELPVRWNHVHDSRVSLLRDGSRMLRDLCRIRLNDWRGAYQVNGRD, from the coding sequence ATGAACGAGTCGTTGTCCATTATTGTGCCCGCCTACAACGAGGCCGACTGCATTGAATCGTCCCTGGGCGAGATCCTCGCCTTCGCCCGCCCCTATGGGCGGCCCGTCGATGTGATCGTGGTGGACGATGGCTCCACGGACGCGACCCCAGATCTGGTCGAGGCGCTCCGCTCGCGACTCCTCCCCCAGGACCCGCCCGTGACACTCGTCCGGCAGGGAACCAACCGCGGCAAGGGGGCGGCCGTCCGCACCGGCTTCAACCACGCCCGCGGAGATATCGTCCTTTTCACCGACGCGGACTTGTCCGCTCCCATCTCCGAAGCCCTGCACCTCATCCGCCCCATCGAAGAGGGCACTTGTGACCTGGCCATCGGCTCCCGGGCAGTGAATCCGTCAATGATCGGCACGCCCCAGAGCCGCGTCCGGCGCGGTTCGGGGCGGCTGTTCAACTACATGGTACGCTGGATCACCCGACTCGACCTGGGCGACACCCAGTGCGGCTTCAAGGCCTTCCGCCGAACGACCATCACCCCAATCTTCGCCCTCCAGAAAATCGAACGTTTCGCCTTCGACGTCGAACTGCTCTATCTGGCGGCCAAATCCGGCCTCCGAGTCGTTGAACTCCCGGTACGCTGGAACCACGTGCACGACAGCCGCGTCTCGCTCCTCCGCGACGGCAGTCGCATGCTCCGCGATCTCTGCCGCATCCGCCTCAACGACTGGCGCGGGGCATACCAGGTCAACGGGCGTGACTGA
- a CDS encoding DUF58 domain-containing protein: MNATRYLRPEVIAQVSRLDLRARFIVEGFLTGLHGSPFQGFSVEFSEHRKYEQGDDLRLIDWAVFAKTDRFFIKKYDAETNLEGYLLVDTSASMAYPGAKEAAREGRLSKLDYSICLAAALGYMMVNQQDAVGFARFDNRVRSFLPARSKRSHLLRIISELAGVKPVADRTDKGLATALHDIARRVRRKGLMILLSDLLADADETLDALHHLRFRGHDIIVFHVLDWTETHFPFTGMRTLEDPETGQKLTVQPEAVRTAYLEALRELSDRYRRELAAMRSDLVQVDTSMSFDRALIQFLVDRQRRF, encoded by the coding sequence ATGAACGCCACACGGTACTTGCGTCCGGAAGTGATTGCCCAGGTGTCCCGGCTGGACCTGCGGGCCCGGTTCATTGTCGAGGGGTTTCTGACCGGCCTGCACGGTTCACCGTTCCAGGGCTTCTCGGTCGAGTTTTCCGAGCATCGCAAGTACGAGCAGGGCGACGATCTCCGGCTGATCGACTGGGCGGTTTTCGCCAAGACCGACCGGTTCTTCATCAAGAAGTACGACGCCGAAACCAATCTGGAGGGCTATCTGCTGGTGGATACCTCGGCGAGCATGGCCTACCCAGGGGCAAAAGAAGCGGCTCGCGAAGGGCGGCTGAGCAAGCTCGACTACTCCATCTGCCTGGCGGCGGCGCTGGGCTACATGATGGTCAACCAGCAGGACGCGGTCGGTTTCGCCCGGTTCGACAATCGGGTGCGCTCATTCCTGCCGGCACGCAGCAAACGCTCTCACCTGCTGCGGATCATCAGCGAATTGGCGGGGGTGAAGCCGGTGGCCGATCGGACCGATAAAGGGCTGGCGACCGCCCTGCACGACATTGCCCGCCGCGTTCGGCGCAAGGGGCTCATGATCCTGCTGAGCGATCTTCTGGCCGATGCAGATGAGACCCTTGACGCCCTGCATCACTTGCGCTTCCGCGGGCACGACATCATCGTGTTCCACGTGCTCGACTGGACCGAAACGCACTTTCCGTTCACCGGCATGCGTACGCTTGAGGACCCGGAGACCGGTCAGAAGCTGACGGTTCAGCCGGAGGCCGTTCGGACGGCGTACTTGGAGGCCCTTCGCGAGCTGTCCGACCGGTACCGGCGGGAGCTGGCCGCCATGCGCTCGGACCTCGTTCAGGTGGATACGTCCATGTCGTTCGATCGGGCCCTGATCCAGTTCCTGGTCGACCGTCAAAGGCGGTTCTGA
- a CDS encoding HAD family hydrolase, which yields MGSLNTIIEFEGPVVDVRRRWWAAHKTAAAAIGLDGPPEEEFWRLVRKGSPDGMIMRHARPQQLLEYTRIRTEQQDSTALMALDEPQPVLKENLRVLKQLGTCRLITTCRNQEGINATLDRLDVWMCFERRIILPEDRNRRLSLLRELAAGYSSTLAIVGSVPVALAAANAGCRCVGLKDGLAYPSNLRQVGVDAFFDTLDALTDAVISRHADLQRIGLHF from the coding sequence ATGGGTTCGCTCAATACCATCATCGAGTTCGAAGGGCCGGTCGTCGATGTTCGCCGCCGCTGGTGGGCGGCCCACAAGACGGCCGCAGCGGCTATCGGCCTGGATGGCCCGCCGGAAGAGGAGTTCTGGCGCCTGGTGCGCAAGGGCTCGCCCGATGGCATGATCATGCGGCATGCACGGCCGCAGCAACTGCTCGAATACACCCGCATCCGGACCGAGCAGCAGGACAGTACTGCCCTGATGGCCCTCGATGAGCCCCAGCCCGTTCTGAAGGAGAACCTCCGGGTCCTCAAACAGTTGGGAACCTGCCGCCTGATCACCACCTGCCGCAACCAGGAGGGCATCAACGCGACGCTGGACCGCCTCGATGTCTGGATGTGTTTCGAGCGCCGCATCATTCTGCCCGAAGACCGCAACCGACGACTGTCCCTACTCAGGGAACTGGCCGCCGGATACTCTTCGACCCTGGCGATTGTCGGCTCCGTACCGGTCGCTTTGGCCGCCGCCAACGCTGGCTGCCGATGCGTGGGCCTCAAGGATGGCCTGGCCTACCCGAGCAACCTCCGCCAGGTCGGTGTTGACGCGTTCTTCGACACGCTCGACGCGCTCACCGACGCGGTCATCTCGCGGCACGCTGATCTCCAACGCATCGGGTTGCACTTCTGA
- the surE gene encoding 5'/3'-nucleotidase SurE, with the protein MRILLSNDDGILAPGLAALWNELRSLGEVAVVAPSSPQSAAAHGITVHGPIVVQRVHVQDAFVGYSVSGRPADCVKLAVTELLDRKPDLVVSGINDGANVSINILYSGTVAAAAEGALLGCPAIAVSMRQGQERDFSRAARLALPIIRRLLDNGLAAGQLINVNLPDLTPGDPKGIRVVPQATRTFRDRFTRHTGPDQLDYYWLSGGDFDFTEKHEAEGDLDAVDNGYIAITPLQFDLTEYDLMRHLATLKWEQDVAEPCLPDGPWQTAGQTPNANR; encoded by the coding sequence ATGAGGATTCTCCTGAGTAATGACGACGGCATCCTGGCCCCGGGTCTGGCCGCCTTGTGGAACGAGCTGCGGTCGTTGGGCGAAGTCGCGGTGGTGGCACCATCCTCGCCGCAATCTGCGGCTGCCCACGGCATCACCGTCCACGGACCGATCGTGGTTCAGCGAGTCCACGTCCAGGACGCGTTCGTGGGCTACAGCGTATCCGGCCGGCCGGCGGATTGCGTCAAACTGGCCGTCACCGAGCTCCTCGACCGCAAGCCGGATCTGGTCGTCAGCGGCATCAACGACGGGGCCAATGTCAGCATCAACATCCTCTACTCCGGCACCGTGGCCGCCGCAGCCGAGGGAGCGCTGCTGGGTTGTCCGGCCATCGCGGTCTCCATGCGCCAGGGCCAGGAACGCGATTTCTCGCGAGCGGCCCGGCTCGCCCTGCCCATCATTCGCCGTCTCCTCGACAACGGGCTGGCAGCGGGACAGTTGATCAACGTCAACCTGCCCGACCTGACGCCCGGTGACCCGAAGGGCATTCGCGTCGTCCCGCAGGCAACACGCACCTTTCGCGACCGCTTCACCCGCCACACCGGCCCCGACCAGCTGGATTACTACTGGCTCAGCGGCGGGGACTTCGACTTCACCGAGAAACACGAGGCGGAAGGCGACCTCGATGCGGTCGACAACGGATACATCGCCATCACCCCTCTCCAGTTTGATCTGACCGAGTACGACCTGATGCGGCATCTCGCGACGCTGAAGTGGGAGCAGGACGTGGCCGAGCCATGCCTCCCCGACGGCCCGTGGCAGACGGCGGGCCAAACGCCGAACGCCAATCGCTGA
- a CDS encoding Gfo/Idh/MocA family oxidoreductase, with the protein MAKACNVALIGQGFMGRTHSNAYLKVSKFFNDLPLNPVMHTVFGMPEEKPEAFALRWGWKNFKTNWKEAIADPEVNYVDVVTPNYMHKEPAMAALAAKKPVASEKPIAGTLADAREMVEAAKKAKVKTFVWYNYRRCPAVALAHQLVQEGRLGQIYHVRAIYLQDWGGPETPLLWRFKKELAGSGAHGDLNAHIVDMSRFITGDEIVEVSGAIAETFIKERVIPSQGSAGGIAAGAKGGLKKGKSTVDDAVLFLARFKKGAVASFEATRLATGCKNQNGIEVHGDKGAIRFRFEDMNYLEFYDNTLEKKLQGWNKIMCTSGGNHPYVGNWWPDAHIIGYEHGFVNQASDIMRVLGGQKPVVPIPDFADAYETQRVLEAALLSAENRCAVKMSEVK; encoded by the coding sequence ATGGCCAAGGCCTGCAACGTCGCCCTGATCGGTCAGGGATTCATGGGACGGACACACAGCAACGCATATCTGAAGGTCAGCAAGTTCTTCAACGATCTGCCGCTCAACCCGGTCATGCACACGGTGTTCGGCATGCCGGAGGAGAAGCCGGAGGCTTTCGCTCTGCGATGGGGCTGGAAGAACTTCAAGACCAACTGGAAGGAAGCGATTGCCGATCCGGAGGTGAACTACGTTGACGTCGTGACCCCGAACTACATGCATAAAGAGCCGGCGATGGCCGCCCTCGCCGCCAAGAAGCCGGTGGCCTCGGAGAAGCCGATTGCCGGCACGCTGGCCGACGCTCGGGAGATGGTTGAGGCCGCCAAGAAGGCCAAGGTGAAGACCTTCGTCTGGTACAATTACCGCCGCTGCCCGGCGGTGGCGTTGGCTCATCAACTGGTCCAGGAAGGCCGGCTCGGGCAGATCTACCACGTTCGCGCGATCTACCTGCAGGACTGGGGGGGCCCGGAGACCCCGTTGCTCTGGCGGTTCAAGAAGGAGCTGGCCGGCAGCGGCGCCCACGGCGACCTGAACGCTCACATCGTGGACATGTCCCGCTTCATCACCGGCGACGAGATCGTCGAGGTCAGCGGTGCGATCGCCGAGACGTTCATCAAGGAGCGGGTGATTCCGTCGCAGGGTTCGGCCGGCGGTATTGCCGCGGGAGCGAAGGGAGGCTTGAAGAAGGGCAAGTCCACCGTTGACGACGCGGTTCTGTTCCTGGCCCGGTTCAAGAAGGGCGCGGTTGCCAGCTTCGAGGCCACCCGCCTGGCCACCGGCTGCAAGAACCAGAACGGGATCGAGGTTCACGGCGACAAGGGCGCCATCCGGTTCCGCTTCGAGGACATGAACTACCTGGAGTTCTATGACAACACGCTGGAGAAGAAGCTCCAGGGCTGGAACAAGATCATGTGTACCTCTGGCGGGAACCATCCATACGTTGGGAACTGGTGGCCGGACGCCCACATCATCGGCTACGAGCACGGCTTCGTGAACCAGGCCAGCGACATCATGCGGGTGCTTGGCGGCCAGAAACCGGTCGTGCCGATCCCCGACTTCGCCGACGCCTACGAGACCCAACGTGTCCTCGAGGCCGCTCTGCTCTCGGCCGAGAACCGCTGCGCGGTCAAGATGAGCGAGGTGAAGTAG